In one Streptomyces sp. T12 genomic region, the following are encoded:
- a CDS encoding prephenate dehydrogenase, which yields MRTALVIGTGLIGTSAALALAGRGVVVHLADHDLEQARTAAALGAGTDEAPEGPVDLAIVAAPPAHVAGVLADAMRRGVARGYLDVASVKGGPRRELEALGLDLSAYIGTHPMSGREKSGPLAATGDLFEGRPWVLTPTRDTDTEVLNLALELVSHCRAVPVVMDADAHDRAVALVSHMPHLVSSMVAARLENAEEAAVRLCGQGIRDVTRIAASDPRMWIDILSANPGPVADLLTDVAADLEETVRALRALQSSDDAKRLEGTSGIEDVLRRGNAGQVRVPGKHGAAPRVYEVVAVLIDDQPGQLARIFADAGRAGVNIEDVRIEHATGQQAGLVQLMVEPKAAPVLSAALREWGWAIRQ from the coding sequence GTGAGAACCGCACTCGTCATCGGTACCGGTCTCATCGGTACGTCCGCCGCCCTGGCGCTGGCGGGGCGCGGTGTCGTCGTCCACCTCGCCGACCACGACCTGGAGCAGGCCCGTACGGCGGCCGCGCTCGGCGCCGGCACGGACGAGGCGCCCGAGGGTCCCGTGGACCTCGCGATCGTCGCCGCCCCGCCCGCGCACGTGGCCGGGGTGCTCGCCGACGCCATGCGCCGGGGGGTGGCCCGCGGCTACCTCGACGTGGCCAGCGTCAAGGGCGGGCCGCGGCGTGAGCTGGAGGCGCTGGGGCTGGATCTGTCCGCGTACATCGGTACGCATCCCATGTCCGGCCGGGAGAAGTCCGGACCGCTGGCCGCGACCGGGGACCTCTTCGAGGGCCGGCCCTGGGTGCTGACGCCGACCCGCGACACCGACACCGAGGTGCTGAACCTCGCCCTGGAGCTGGTCTCGCACTGCCGTGCCGTGCCGGTGGTGATGGACGCCGACGCCCACGACCGTGCGGTCGCCCTGGTGTCGCACATGCCTCATCTGGTGTCCAGCATGGTCGCCGCGCGGCTGGAGAACGCCGAGGAGGCGGCCGTACGGCTGTGCGGTCAGGGCATTCGTGACGTGACCCGGATCGCCGCGTCGGACCCCCGGATGTGGATCGACATCCTCTCCGCGAACCCGGGGCCGGTCGCCGACCTGCTCACGGATGTCGCCGCGGACCTGGAGGAGACGGTGCGGGCGCTGCGGGCGCTGCAGTCGTCCGACGACGCCAAACGGCTGGAGGGGACGTCCGGGATCGAGGACGTGCTGCGGCGCGGGAACGCGGGGCAGGTGCGCGTGCCCGGTAAGCACGGGGCGGCTCCTCGGGTCTACGAGGTCGTCGCGGTGCTGATCGACGACCAGCCGGGGCAGCTGGCCCGGATCTTCGCGGATGCGGGGCGGGCCGGGGTCAACATCGAGGACGTGCGGATCGAGCATGCGACGGGGCAGCAGGCCGGTCTGGTGCAGTTGATGGTGGAGCCGAAGGCGGCGCCCGTGTTGTCGGCGGCGTTGCGGGAGTGGGGCTGGGCGATCCGTCAGTAG
- the aroH gene encoding chorismate mutase, with protein MAVRAVRGAVQLERDEAEHMAEQVGALLTAILERNGLGADDLISIWFTATPDLHSDFPAAAARKLGIVDVPLICAQELDIAGAMPRVVRVLAHIESDKPRADIAHVYLGAAAALRKDIAQ; from the coding sequence GTGGCGGTACGAGCGGTCCGGGGGGCCGTCCAACTGGAGCGGGACGAGGCCGAGCACATGGCCGAGCAGGTCGGCGCCCTGCTCACCGCGATCCTGGAGCGCAACGGCCTGGGCGCGGACGACCTGATCAGCATCTGGTTCACGGCCACGCCCGATCTGCACAGCGACTTCCCGGCGGCCGCCGCCCGCAAGCTCGGCATCGTCGACGTACCGCTGATCTGCGCCCAGGAACTGGACATCGCGGGCGCCATGCCCCGGGTCGTGCGCGTCCTCGCGCACATTGAGTCCGACAAGCCCCGCGCCGACATCGCGCACGTCTACCTCGGTGCCGCGGCCGCCTTGCGCAAGGACATCGCCCAGTGA
- a CDS encoding DUF6529 family protein, with translation MTVDPNAVTQDFPSPHPGHRRPHPARYLLPALVAGAVAVALGVYGKVHDPSGTAFNLAGFSSTGAVKSWLATAAIFFALVQLVSAFMVYGKLPGPGWSSALHRWSGRAAFLVSVPVAVHCLYAMGYQTYETRVFWHSLLGCFFFGAFSAKMLLLRSERLPGWLLPIVGGLVLTALTIIWLTSALWFFRTFGVTT, from the coding sequence ATGACCGTCGACCCGAACGCCGTCACCCAGGACTTCCCGTCCCCGCACCCCGGCCACCGCCGCCCGCACCCGGCCCGCTACCTGCTCCCGGCACTGGTCGCGGGCGCCGTCGCCGTGGCCCTGGGCGTGTACGGCAAGGTCCATGACCCGTCCGGGACGGCCTTCAATCTCGCCGGGTTCAGCAGCACCGGCGCGGTCAAGTCATGGCTGGCGACGGCGGCGATCTTCTTCGCGCTGGTCCAGCTGGTCTCCGCGTTCATGGTGTACGGCAAGCTGCCGGGGCCGGGGTGGTCGTCCGCGCTGCACCGCTGGTCGGGACGCGCGGCGTTCCTGGTCTCCGTACCCGTGGCGGTGCACTGCCTGTACGCCATGGGCTACCAGACGTACGAAACGCGCGTTTTCTGGCACTCCCTCCTGGGTTGCTTCTTCTTCGGTGCTTTCAGTGCAAAGATGCTGCTGCTCCGCTCGGAGCGACTCCCCGGCTGGCTGCTGCCGATCGTCGGCGGGCTGGTCCTCACCGCTCTCACGATCATCTGGCTGACTTCCGCCCTCTGGTTCTTCCGCACCTTCGGAGTGACGACATGA
- a CDS encoding Rieske (2Fe-2S) protein: MTNGPTRRTILIATGATGAAALVASCGDSDGKSSSAPTLSPGQELVTTADVPVGGGTILKDEKVVVTQPKSGEFKAFSAICTHQQCTVGSVSGGTINCPCHGSKFNITDGSVANPPATRPLPEKKITVDGNSIRLA; encoded by the coding sequence ATGACCAACGGTCCGACGCGACGCACGATCCTCATCGCGACGGGCGCGACGGGTGCGGCGGCGCTCGTCGCGAGCTGTGGCGATTCCGACGGCAAGAGCAGCTCGGCCCCGACCCTCTCTCCCGGCCAGGAGCTGGTCACCACGGCCGACGTCCCGGTGGGCGGCGGCACGATCCTCAAGGACGAGAAGGTGGTGGTGACCCAGCCGAAGTCCGGCGAGTTCAAGGCCTTCTCCGCCATCTGCACGCACCAGCAGTGCACGGTCGGCAGTGTCTCGGGCGGCACGATCAACTGCCCCTGCCACGGCAGCAAGTTCAACATCACCGACGGCTCGGTCGCCAACCCTCCGGCGACGAGGCCGCTGCCCGAGAAGAAGATCACCGTGGACGGAAATTCGATCCGCCTGGCGTGA
- a CDS encoding DNA polymerase beta superfamily protein, with translation MHPETLVRDHTIYACVMGSRAFGLATDGSDTDRRGVFLAPTALFWRFDKPPTHVEGPLEEQFSWELERFCELALRANPNILECLHSPLVEHVDDTGRELLALREAFLSRQAHETFARYALGQRKKLDADVRVHGAPRWKHAMHLLRLLTSARDLLRTGHLTIDVGDQREPLLAVKRGEVPWPEVESWMTRLASEAEAATHRSPLPTEPDRRRVEDFLIRVRLASALQPGPYDEGVQGVVGARSVGQR, from the coding sequence ATGCACCCCGAGACCCTGGTACGCGACCACACGATCTACGCCTGCGTCATGGGCTCGCGCGCCTTCGGTCTGGCGACGGACGGCAGCGACACCGACCGCCGGGGCGTGTTCCTCGCTCCCACCGCCCTCTTCTGGCGCTTCGACAAGCCGCCGACGCACGTCGAAGGCCCGCTGGAGGAGCAGTTCAGCTGGGAACTGGAACGCTTCTGCGAGCTGGCCCTGCGCGCCAACCCGAACATCCTGGAGTGCCTGCACTCCCCACTCGTGGAGCACGTCGACGACACGGGGCGCGAGCTCCTCGCCCTGCGCGAGGCGTTCCTGTCCCGCCAGGCCCATGAGACGTTCGCCCGCTACGCCCTGGGCCAGCGCAAGAAGCTGGACGCCGACGTCCGTGTGCACGGCGCGCCGCGCTGGAAGCACGCGATGCACCTCCTCCGCCTCCTGACGAGCGCCCGCGACCTGCTGCGCACCGGCCACCTGACGATCGACGTGGGCGACCAGCGCGAGCCGCTGCTGGCGGTCAAGCGCGGCGAGGTCCCCTGGCCGGAGGTGGAGTCCTGGATGACCCGACTGGCGAGCGAGGCCGAGGCGGCCACCCACCGCAGCCCGCTCCCGACCGAGCCGGACCGCCGCCGGGTGGAGGACTTCCTGATCCGCGTCCGCCTCGCCTCAGCCCTCCAGCCGGGTCCGTACGACGAAGGCGTGCAGGGCGTCGTAGGCGCTCGGAGCGTCGGGCAGCGCTGA
- a CDS encoding nucleotidyltransferase domain-containing protein — protein sequence MIDALDIDLMPVVAEQPDPVLFATVSGAHLYGFPSRDSDVDLRGVHLLPTADLVGLREPDETRSRMWVRDGVEMDLVTHDLRKFVRLMLRRNGYVLEQLLSPLVVHTTDAHRELAELAPGVVTSHHAHHYRGFASTQWRLFEKTGELKPLLYTFRVLLTGIHLMRSGEIQPHLPTLIREVDAPAYLPELINAKAEQEHGAADVEHARVAADVEQLHSVLDEAQAASALPDAPSAYDALHAFVVRTRLEG from the coding sequence ATGATCGACGCCCTGGACATCGACCTCATGCCCGTCGTCGCCGAACAGCCCGACCCGGTGCTGTTCGCGACGGTCTCCGGCGCGCACCTTTACGGCTTCCCGTCGCGCGACTCGGACGTCGACCTGCGGGGCGTGCATCTGCTGCCGACCGCCGACCTCGTCGGGCTCCGGGAGCCCGACGAGACGCGGTCACGGATGTGGGTGCGGGACGGCGTCGAGATGGACCTGGTCACGCACGACCTGCGCAAGTTCGTACGGCTGATGCTGCGGCGTAACGGCTATGTCCTGGAGCAGCTGTTGTCGCCGCTCGTCGTGCACACCACGGACGCCCACCGGGAGCTGGCCGAACTCGCGCCTGGCGTCGTCACCAGCCACCACGCGCATCACTACCGGGGGTTCGCCAGCACGCAGTGGCGGCTCTTCGAGAAGACCGGCGAGCTCAAGCCCCTGCTCTACACCTTCCGCGTGCTGCTCACCGGCATCCATCTGATGCGCAGTGGTGAGATACAGCCGCATCTGCCGACGTTGATCCGGGAGGTCGACGCGCCCGCCTATCTGCCGGAGCTGATCAACGCCAAGGCCGAGCAGGAGCACGGGGCCGCCGACGTCGAGCACGCGCGCGTGGCGGCCGACGTCGAGCAACTGCACAGTGTGCTGGACGAGGCGCAGGCGGCCTCAGCGCTGCCCGACGCTCCGAGCGCCTACGACGCCCTGCACGCCTTCGTCGTACGGACCCGGCTGGAGGGCTGA
- a CDS encoding ADP-ribosylglycohydrolase family protein has product MTTTTVRKRAATGSLLGLALGDALGFPTEFNDVPSILAKCGPWREMELPTPAIVTDDTQMTLALGKGLRTAMDRGVLTPKRLERPVREEFVDWYQSPENNRAPGRTCLVACNLLKSESRSWQDASQIGSKGCGANMRVAPIGLVPGLSDEQRAGAAQLQSALTHGHPTALAASDLTAHAVRLLAQGAEPTGLVGLLRSYAYENRSRYHERWLGDLWTRSQDATPEHFIARGWDECLEILGRLQDAVRTASPETDPCLATGAGWIAEEALATGLLCFLMFVDEPLTALRRAACTSGDSDSIACLTGAFAGAWLGADAWPTEWADRIEYRGDLLTLGALWDA; this is encoded by the coding sequence ATGACCACGACCACCGTCCGCAAGCGCGCCGCCACCGGCTCCCTGCTCGGCCTCGCCCTCGGCGACGCGCTCGGCTTCCCGACCGAGTTCAACGACGTGCCGTCGATCCTCGCCAAGTGCGGGCCCTGGCGCGAGATGGAACTGCCGACGCCGGCGATCGTCACCGACGACACCCAGATGACACTGGCGTTGGGGAAGGGGCTGCGCACGGCGATGGACCGGGGTGTGCTCACACCGAAGCGGCTGGAGCGGCCGGTGCGGGAGGAGTTCGTCGACTGGTACCAGTCGCCCGAGAACAATCGTGCGCCGGGCCGGACCTGCCTGGTCGCCTGCAATCTGCTGAAGAGTGAGAGCAGGTCCTGGCAGGACGCGAGCCAGATCGGCTCCAAGGGCTGCGGCGCCAACATGCGCGTGGCGCCGATCGGACTCGTCCCGGGCCTGAGCGACGAACAGCGCGCGGGCGCCGCCCAGTTGCAGTCCGCCCTCACCCACGGGCATCCGACGGCGCTCGCCGCGTCCGACCTGACCGCACACGCCGTACGGCTGCTCGCGCAGGGCGCCGAGCCGACCGGGCTGGTCGGGTTGCTGCGGTCGTACGCCTATGAGAACCGCAGCCGGTATCACGAGCGCTGGCTCGGCGACTTGTGGACCCGCAGCCAGGACGCCACCCCCGAGCACTTCATCGCGCGCGGCTGGGACGAGTGCCTGGAGATCCTCGGCCGTCTCCAGGACGCCGTACGCACGGCCTCGCCCGAAACCGACCCCTGCCTGGCCACCGGCGCGGGCTGGATCGCCGAAGAGGCCCTCGCGACCGGGTTGCTGTGCTTCCTGATGTTCGTCGACGAGCCGCTGACGGCCCTGCGCCGGGCCGCCTGCACGTCCGGGGACTCGGACTCGATCGCATGCCTGACGGGCGCGTTCGCGGGCGCCTGGCTCGGGGCCGACGCCTGGCCGACGGAATGGGCGGACCGGATCGAGTACCGGGGGGATCTGCTGACCCTCGGGGCGCTCTGGGACGCTTGA
- a CDS encoding NUDIX domain-containing protein: protein MPGPIAPEGYDKYAHEPFAVTADLAVLTIRDGVLHALLVERGQEPYKGHWALPGGFVQPDESAETAARRELAEETALSDVSGLHLEQLRTYSEPDRDPRMRVVTVAFTALLPHPPEPHGGSDAAQARWVPYDKAGPLAFDHDRILADAHERVGAKLEYTCLATAFCPPEFTLGELQQVYETVWGTALDRPNFRRKVLATPGFVEPVPGAARLTGGRGKPAALYRAGTATALHPPLLRPTPEGRPA from the coding sequence ATGCCGGGACCCATCGCGCCCGAGGGCTACGACAAGTACGCCCACGAGCCCTTCGCCGTCACCGCCGACCTCGCCGTCCTCACCATCCGCGACGGCGTCCTGCACGCCCTGCTCGTCGAGCGCGGGCAGGAGCCGTACAAGGGGCATTGGGCCTTGCCCGGCGGGTTCGTGCAGCCGGACGAGTCGGCGGAGACGGCCGCCCGGCGTGAACTCGCCGAGGAGACCGCTCTGTCGGACGTCTCCGGGCTGCATCTGGAGCAGCTGCGGACCTACAGCGAGCCCGACCGCGACCCCCGGATGCGGGTCGTGACGGTCGCCTTCACCGCGCTGCTGCCCCACCCGCCCGAACCGCACGGCGGCAGCGACGCGGCGCAGGCGCGCTGGGTGCCGTACGACAAGGCGGGGCCGCTCGCCTTCGACCACGACCGGATCCTGGCCGACGCCCATGAACGCGTCGGCGCCAAACTCGAGTACACCTGTCTCGCCACCGCCTTCTGCCCGCCCGAGTTCACACTCGGCGAGCTGCAACAGGTCTACGAGACGGTGTGGGGCACTGCCCTCGACCGGCCCAACTTCCGCCGCAAGGTGCTCGCCACGCCGGGCTTCGTCGAACCCGTACCCGGCGCCGCCCGGCTCACCGGCGGCCGCGGCAAACCGGCCGCGCTGTACCGCGCGGGCACCGCCACCGCCCTCCACCCGCCCCTGCTGCGGCCCACCCCGGAAGGACGCCCCGCATGA